In one Rhodococcus sp. B50 genomic region, the following are encoded:
- a CDS encoding SDR family NAD(P)-dependent oxidoreductase, with amino-acid sequence MEGLKDKIVLVAGAATGLGADSARRLAREGARVVVGDLNYEGAERTATTITETGGTAVAAQFDISDDESVRALVAKTVETYGGLDAVHINAGDMGAVTKDTDVVDIDLEIWDRTVAVNLRGHMLVTRHSVPKLLERGGGAIVYTSSIASFTGDPQRPAYSATKAAINALARHVASRWGREGIRANAVTPGLILTDEIRNGAAPELLAGMLARTRSTRLGEAADISSMVAYLMSDDGSWINGQVVNVDGGTVLR; translated from the coding sequence GTGGAAGGTCTGAAGGACAAGATCGTGCTGGTCGCCGGTGCCGCGACCGGTCTGGGTGCCGACTCCGCCCGCCGCCTCGCCCGTGAGGGCGCCCGCGTGGTGGTCGGCGACCTGAACTACGAAGGCGCCGAACGCACGGCTACCACCATCACCGAAACCGGTGGTACCGCGGTGGCGGCGCAGTTCGACATCTCGGACGACGAATCCGTGCGGGCGCTGGTCGCGAAGACCGTCGAGACGTACGGCGGGCTCGATGCCGTCCACATCAATGCCGGCGACATGGGCGCCGTCACGAAGGACACCGACGTCGTCGACATCGACCTGGAGATCTGGGACCGGACGGTCGCCGTGAATCTGCGCGGCCACATGCTCGTCACCCGCCACAGCGTCCCGAAACTGCTCGAGCGCGGGGGCGGCGCGATCGTCTACACCTCGTCCATCGCCTCGTTCACCGGCGACCCGCAGCGTCCTGCCTATTCGGCGACGAAGGCGGCCATCAACGCGCTCGCGCGGCACGTGGCCTCACGCTGGGGACGGGAAGGTATCCGGGCGAACGCGGTGACACCGGGACTGATCCTCACCGACGAGATCCGGAACGGAGCGGCACCGGAACTGCTGGCCGGCATGCTCGCGCGCACGCGCAGCACTCGGCTCGGTGAAGCCGCGGACATCTCGAGCATGGTCGCCTATCTGATGTCCGACGACGGATCGTGGATCAACGGGCAGGTGGTCAACGTGGACGGCGGCACCGTGCTGCGGTGA
- a CDS encoding SDR family NAD(P)-dependent oxidoreductase, with protein sequence MISLENAVVVVTGGAQGIGRATAARLTRLGARVWIGDVDEEGVVRTADELGVRGARLDVTDAACFGAFLDRVQTDGPIDMLVNNAGVMQTGAFLDLPISGHADEIGVNLLGVVHGMRLVLPGMVERRQGHVVNLASMAAKITTPQMATYCATKFAVGALSRAVRAEIRGSGVTVSTVLPAAVRTDMTKRFTLGSVIPTSEADDVARAIATTVRRPRPEVTIPGWLGGMDLVEAAVTESILDRVKSIVVTRAMR encoded by the coding sequence GTGATCTCGCTCGAGAACGCGGTCGTGGTCGTCACCGGGGGTGCGCAGGGAATCGGGCGCGCGACGGCCGCTCGGCTCACTCGACTCGGCGCGCGGGTGTGGATCGGAGATGTCGACGAGGAAGGCGTAGTCCGCACCGCCGACGAGTTGGGTGTTCGCGGTGCCCGACTCGACGTGACCGACGCGGCCTGCTTCGGTGCGTTCCTCGATCGTGTGCAGACGGACGGTCCGATCGACATGCTCGTCAACAATGCCGGTGTCATGCAGACCGGGGCGTTCCTGGACCTGCCGATCTCCGGCCACGCCGACGAGATCGGCGTCAATCTGCTCGGTGTGGTGCACGGCATGCGTCTCGTTCTGCCCGGCATGGTCGAGCGACGACAGGGACATGTCGTCAATCTCGCGTCGATGGCGGCCAAGATCACCACACCGCAGATGGCGACCTATTGTGCGACGAAGTTCGCAGTCGGGGCGCTCTCGCGGGCGGTCCGTGCGGAGATCCGTGGCTCCGGTGTCACCGTCTCCACCGTGCTCCCGGCCGCGGTGCGAACCGACATGACGAAGCGTTTCACGCTGGGGTCGGTGATTCCCACGTCCGAGGCCGACGACGTCGCACGGGCGATCGCAACGACGGTGCGTCGTCCACGGCCCGAAGTGACGATTCCGGGTTGGCTCGGCGGTATGGATCTCGTCGAGGCAGCAGTCACCGAATCGATTCTCGACCGGGTCAAGAGCATCGTCGTCACCCGGGCGATGCGCTGA
- a CDS encoding NAD(P)-dependent oxidoreductase, protein MSRVHFVGAGRMGLPMIERLVEGGHDVHVLARHDDARAAVEKISAVAVGDITGIGIDAELVVVCVFTDEQVRQVCLDGGVLGRMPRGSTLVVHTTISPRTVETLAAAAEPYGVAVIDAAVSGGPHDIAAGALTLFLGGTDDAVAAVTPVLKSYGDPVLHVGTPGSGQKVKLVNNALFAAEIGLLAEAAELGRQLGVDEAALFSALPHGSSSCKVMGNIAMRGSVSEFRSAVGEFLTKDVAVVRAAVSELGGDLGVLDTAIDAHTR, encoded by the coding sequence ATGAGTCGCGTGCACTTCGTCGGCGCCGGACGCATGGGGTTGCCCATGATCGAGCGACTGGTCGAGGGCGGACACGACGTGCACGTGCTTGCGCGGCACGATGATGCTCGGGCGGCCGTGGAGAAGATCAGCGCGGTCGCGGTCGGCGACATCACCGGTATCGGCATCGACGCCGAACTCGTCGTCGTCTGCGTGTTCACCGACGAGCAGGTACGGCAGGTGTGCCTCGACGGCGGTGTGCTCGGACGGATGCCGCGAGGTTCGACCCTCGTCGTCCACACCACGATCAGCCCGCGCACCGTGGAGACACTGGCTGCCGCGGCCGAGCCGTACGGAGTCGCGGTGATCGACGCGGCCGTCAGCGGCGGTCCGCACGACATCGCGGCCGGTGCGCTGACGTTGTTCCTCGGCGGGACGGACGACGCTGTCGCCGCCGTGACGCCGGTGCTGAAGAGCTACGGTGATCCCGTCCTGCACGTCGGCACTCCCGGGAGCGGGCAGAAGGTCAAGCTGGTCAACAACGCCCTGTTCGCGGCGGAGATCGGCCTGCTCGCCGAGGCGGCCGAGCTGGGCCGTCAGCTCGGAGTCGACGAGGCGGCACTGTTCTCCGCTCTCCCCCACGGCAGTTCGTCGTGCAAGGTCATGGGGAACATCGCCATGCGTGGATCGGTGTCGGAATTTCGCAGCGCTGTCGGTGAATTCCTGACCAAGGATGTAGCGGTGGTGCGCGCCGCCGTGTCGGAGCTCGGAGGAGACCTCGGGGTCCTCGACACGGCCATCGACGCACACACCCGGTAG
- a CDS encoding IS701 family transposase → MQVEVQQWSSGFAAFCGRFAPRFSRVESRRRMVAYIRGLLGELERKNGWTLAEAAGDATPDGMQRLLNFYAWDCDGLRDDVREIVAQTIGDETAGVLIIDETGFLKKGSTSAGVARQYSGTAGRIENSQVGVFLAYASLTGRALIDRELYLPKSWTDDRQRCRDAGIDDSIEFSTKPELAQSMIERALDAGLPFGWVTADEAYGQAGQLRLWLESRGVAHVLAVPKSQMVVTMRLQRRRAHSVIADLDESVWQPMSCGDGAHGPRIYDWAAAPIRPLRERGRGHWLLARRSRTDPEQIAYYICFGAADTTLDELVRVAGSRWAIEECFQTAKNETGLDHYQVRGYTAWYRHITLSMAAAAFLTILRRDAEKGAALPVPKRTPPHRTHHPRVGMHC, encoded by the coding sequence ATGCAGGTGGAGGTGCAGCAGTGGTCGTCGGGGTTCGCGGCGTTCTGTGGCCGGTTCGCGCCGCGGTTCTCCCGGGTGGAGTCGCGGCGGCGGATGGTCGCCTACATCCGGGGATTGCTCGGTGAGCTCGAACGCAAGAACGGCTGGACCCTGGCCGAGGCGGCCGGGGATGCCACCCCGGACGGGATGCAGCGGCTGCTGAACTTCTATGCCTGGGACTGCGACGGGCTGCGTGATGATGTGCGGGAGATTGTGGCCCAGACGATCGGCGACGAGACCGCCGGGGTGTTGATCATCGACGAAACCGGTTTTCTGAAGAAGGGCAGCACATCCGCCGGGGTGGCCCGACAGTACTCCGGTACTGCGGGACGGATCGAGAACTCGCAGGTCGGGGTGTTCCTGGCGTACGCCTCGCTGACGGGTCGGGCGTTGATCGACCGGGAGTTGTATCTGCCCAAGTCCTGGACCGACGACCGGCAGCGGTGCCGGGACGCCGGCATCGACGACAGCATCGAGTTTTCGACGAAACCCGAACTGGCCCAGTCGATGATCGAACGTGCGCTCGATGCCGGCCTCCCGTTCGGCTGGGTCACCGCCGACGAGGCCTACGGGCAGGCCGGCCAGCTGCGCCTGTGGCTCGAATCCCGCGGGGTGGCACACGTGTTGGCGGTACCGAAGTCGCAGATGGTGGTCACGATGCGGCTGCAGCGCCGCCGCGCCCACAGCGTGATCGCCGACCTCGACGAGTCGGTCTGGCAACCGATGAGTTGCGGCGACGGTGCGCATGGTCCCCGGATCTACGATTGGGCCGCCGCCCCGATCCGGCCGCTGCGCGAACGGGGCCGGGGTCATTGGCTTTTGGCCCGTCGCTCGCGGACCGACCCGGAGCAGATCGCCTACTACATCTGCTTCGGGGCCGCCGACACCACGCTCGACGAACTCGTCCGGGTAGCGGGCAGTCGGTGGGCGATCGAGGAGTGCTTCCAGACCGCGAAGAACGAGACCGGCCTGGATCACTATCAGGTCCGCGGTTACACCGCCTGGTACCGCCACATCACCTTGTCGATGGCCGCAGCCGCCTTCCTGACGATCCTGCGCCGCGACGCAGAAAAAGGGGCTGCGTTACCGGTTCCGAAGCGGACACCGCCGCACCGAACCCACCACCCGAGGGTCGGCATGCACTGCTGA
- a CDS encoding NAD(P)-dependent oxidoreductase, protein MRVGFIGLGSQGGPMARRIVESGYETTLWARRPESLAPYADTAAKYAQSPAELAAVSDLVCLCVVDDDDVRQVITGENGILEGMNEGGVIAVHSTIHPDTCRELAAAARERGVSLVDAPVSGGGMGAAAGTLLVMVGGDSDVVERCRPVFSTYGNPVVHLGDTGAGLVTKLLNNLLFTANLVLAENTLALGAELGVDPARLGEVVSHGSANSFALGRVVSAGGSLDRIGGHAGELLKKDVSLVAGLAATAGIPEGVTFTTADASLEKMGHPR, encoded by the coding sequence ATGCGTGTCGGATTCATCGGACTCGGAAGCCAGGGTGGGCCGATGGCCCGCCGAATCGTCGAGTCGGGTTACGAGACGACGCTCTGGGCCCGCCGCCCGGAATCGCTTGCTCCCTATGCCGATACGGCGGCGAAGTATGCGCAGTCACCTGCGGAACTCGCCGCGGTCAGCGACCTCGTCTGCCTGTGCGTAGTCGACGACGACGACGTTCGGCAGGTGATCACCGGCGAGAACGGCATCCTCGAGGGGATGAACGAGGGCGGCGTCATCGCGGTGCACAGCACGATCCATCCGGACACCTGCCGCGAACTGGCAGCGGCCGCACGCGAACGCGGTGTGTCGCTCGTCGACGCTCCGGTCAGCGGCGGCGGAATGGGCGCTGCCGCAGGCACCCTGCTCGTGATGGTCGGCGGCGACAGCGATGTCGTGGAGCGGTGCCGGCCGGTGTTCTCCACCTACGGCAATCCGGTGGTACACCTCGGGGACACCGGAGCGGGGCTGGTCACCAAGCTCCTCAACAACCTGTTGTTCACGGCGAACCTGGTGCTCGCCGAGAACACCCTGGCGCTCGGTGCGGAACTCGGCGTAGATCCTGCCCGTCTCGGTGAGGTCGTCTCGCACGGCTCCGCGAACAGCTTCGCGCTCGGACGCGTGGTGTCGGCCGGGGGCAGCCTCGACCGGATCGGCGGGCACGCCGGTGAGCTGCTGAAGAAGGACGTGAGCCTCGTGGCCGGTCTTGCCGCAACAGCCGGGATCCCCGAGGGGGTCACCTTCACCACGGCCGACGCGAGCCTCGAGAAGATGGGACACCCGCGATGA
- a CDS encoding alpha/beta hydrolase, which produces MSTARTQSSPIEEAHIGGAGDDSPVARVVDVEGIPMSALVAEAPEPRAVIVALHGGAARAAYWDCPGHPELSMMREAVAHGFTVIAPDRPGYGESRPHREELGAPDVRVDLAYRTVDALLGTSPRGAGLFLWGHSVGSELTVRMAVENRHEEILGVELSGTGREHHALAAGILGTRERYANARGVGELLWTPADLYPPDIVGGAVIAARTPDYEADVTAGWPTVDFPALAAQVRVPVHFTAAEHEKVWRNDAQALEDVAEMFTAAPGVTLHLHPGGGHNLSIGYAGPAYHRTVFAFVDECIAHREAPPL; this is translated from the coding sequence ATGAGCACTGCCCGCACACAGTCCTCACCGATCGAGGAGGCTCACATCGGCGGCGCGGGAGACGACTCACCCGTAGCCCGCGTCGTCGATGTCGAGGGCATCCCGATGTCCGCTCTGGTCGCCGAAGCACCCGAACCGCGCGCCGTGATCGTGGCGTTGCACGGTGGTGCCGCCCGCGCGGCCTACTGGGACTGCCCCGGCCACCCCGAGCTGTCGATGATGCGCGAGGCCGTGGCGCACGGTTTCACTGTGATCGCCCCGGATCGTCCCGGCTACGGCGAGTCGCGACCGCACCGTGAGGAGCTGGGTGCTCCGGATGTGCGTGTCGATCTCGCCTACCGCACCGTCGACGCCCTGCTCGGCACGTCACCCCGCGGTGCGGGCCTGTTCCTGTGGGGTCATTCGGTCGGGAGCGAGCTCACGGTACGCATGGCGGTCGAGAACCGGCACGAGGAGATCCTGGGCGTCGAACTGTCCGGCACCGGGCGCGAGCACCACGCCCTCGCCGCAGGCATTCTCGGCACCCGCGAGCGGTACGCGAACGCCCGCGGTGTCGGTGAACTGCTGTGGACTCCCGCCGATCTGTACCCGCCGGACATCGTCGGCGGTGCCGTGATCGCCGCGCGCACGCCCGACTACGAGGCCGACGTCACCGCCGGCTGGCCGACCGTCGACTTCCCTGCCCTCGCCGCACAGGTCCGAGTGCCTGTGCACTTCACCGCCGCCGAACACGAGAAGGTCTGGCGCAACGACGCGCAGGCACTCGAGGACGTCGCTGAGATGTTCACGGCGGCACCGGGTGTGACCTTGCACCTTCATCCCGGAGGTGGACACAATCTCAGCATCGGTTACGCCGGCCCGGCCTACCACCGGACGGTGTTCGCATTCGTCGACGAGTGCATCGCACACCGGGAGGCACCGCCCCTATGA